From the Streptomyces sp. SN-593 genome, the window CCGCGCGCCCGTGGGGCCGTGCCCGGGCCGCCTTCCCGGCGCCGGGAAGGCACCCGGCGCAGGCAGGGCACCGGGCGCGGGCAGGGCGCTCGTCCTGTTCACGGTGCCCGCGGCGCTCTTCGCGCTGCTGCTCTGGACGCTGGCCGCCCGCCACGGCGCGCCGGTCGGTCCGGACCTCGCCGTGCACCGCTGGGCGGTCGCCCACCGGTCGGACCGCCTGGTCGCGGCCGCCCGCCTGCTGGACTCGACCGGGGCGGGCCCGCTGCCCTACGTCGCGGTGGCGCTGGCCGGGTGGACCGGGTGCGCGCGGCGGACGGCGTCGCGGCGGGAGGTGGCGGCGGCCCTCGTCGGGGTGGCCATCCTGCTCACCGGGCAGGCCGTCCGGCTCGCGGTGCTGTTCGGGCTGGCCCGGCCCCGGCCGCCGGTGGCCGACTGGGCGGTGCTGGGCACGGACTGGGCGTTCCCCTCCGGGCACGCCACGACGTCCGTGCTGGCCGCGGGGCTGCTGGCCTGGGCGGTGCTCGGGAGCGACGCGCCGCGCGGCGCGGTGCGGCTGGACGTGCTGTGCTGCGTGTGCTGGGCGGCGGCCGTCAGCGCCACCCGGGTCTACCTCGGCGTGCAGTGGCCCACCGACGAGGTGGGCGGCTGGCTGCTCGGCGCGGCGTGGCTCGCCCTCACGCTGCCGCCGCTGTCGGCGCTCGCCGGCCGGACCGGCCGCACCGGTCCGCTACGGCCGTGACCGGCGGGCCCGCGGCGCGGGCAGCGGCGCGGGCAGTCGGCCGGCCGCGCGCACGCCGGCGCCCCGGAGCCGCACGCGGGACCTGCCGCGACTCCGGGGCGCCCGCGACCGGGCGGCGGTCAGCCCTGGGCGCCCTCGGGCACCGTGTTCGCCTCGGCGGCGCTGCCGCGCAGGACGTCCTTGCAGTAGGCGACGGAGCCGGTGTTGTCGACGTACTTCGCGGAGACCCAGTTCGCGTTGTCCCGCAGCAGGTACCAGACGTCGTTGCCCGCGATGTTCTGGGCGCGGACCTTGCAGCGCAGCCCGACCTGCTGGCGGTAGGCCAGCGAGCCCTTCACGGAGGAGTCGGTGCTCGGGTACTGGCGCTGGACGACGCCGTTGCCGGAGACGACCGTGCCGTACGGCTGGGCCGGGGTGGCGGCCTGGGCCGCGGTGGCACCGAGCAGTGCGGTGCAGATCGCCACCGCGGCGGTCAGCGCGCTCGCGCCGGCGACGAAGCGGCCTCGGAGGGTGGGAAGGGCAGCGGATGACGCCAAGGGATTCTCCTGTTCCTGGTGTGCGGTGACTCGCGTGGGGCACCGCCGAAACTACGCCGGACGATGCCGGCAACCCGGATGAATCGCCACGTTGCGCCGAACGTGTGAACCTCCCTCACCCGTCTGCGGGTGACTCCCGGTCACACCTGGCCGCGGGGCCCGGGGTCGGCCAGCCACGGGTCGGCGTCGAGCACCTCGTGGAAGAGCGCGCGGGCCTGCTCCGCCGGCAGGTCGCGGGTGGCGTCGACCGCCTCGTCGAGCCAGACCCGGAAGGCCGCGACGGCTCGCGCGACCAGCAGGCGGGTGCGCAGGGCGGGCTCCTCCTGGCCGCCGTGCCGGTTCCGCACCTGGCGGGCGAACCTCTGCTCCTGCTGCGGCAGGTGCCAGAACGCGTCGAACCGCAGGCCGGCGGAGCTGGTGATGATCCGCCGGTACAGGCCGAGCTGCCGCCGGTGCGCCAGGGCGTAGTCCGCCAGGTCCAGCATGGCCGCGCGCACCGCGTCGTGTTCGGTGGAGCCGGCCGGCGTGGCGGCGAGCGACTCGTCCAGCCGGGCCGTCATCTCCTCCAGCGGCACGTTCAGCAGCTCCTCCTTCGAGGCGAAGTAGCGGAAGAAGGTGCGCCGGCCGATGTCGGCGGCCTCGCAGATGGCGGCCACGGTCACGTCGTCGTACCCGTGCTCGCCGAAGAGCCGGAAGGCGATCTCGATCGTCGCCGCGCGGTTGTCCGCGCGCTTGCGTTCGCGCATCCCGTCGATGGAGCGCCTCCTCGGTGTGCGGGCCGTACGTCAACGATCCGATTGAATCCTATGCACGTTCGTGGCACCGTATGCCACATGGCACCGTGTGCCACGAATTGCGGTGTGCGGGCAGAGACCTTCCAGACGAGGAGTGACCGTGGTGAACCACTCGGAGGACGCCCCCGAGGAGTCGCGGACCGCCGCCGACGGCGACGGCCGGGCGGGGCCGGGAGGCGGCTGGCAGCCGGCCGAGATCGCCGCGCTCGCGGTGGTCGCGCTGGCCGGCCTGCTCGCCTCGCTGACCCAGTCCCTGCTCATCCCGGTCCTGCCGAAGATCACCACCGACCTCGGCAGCTCCACCGGCGACGTGCAGTGGCTGCTGACGTCCACGCTGCTGGTCGCCTCCGTCGCGGTGCCGGTGGCCGGCCGGCTCGGTGACCTGTACGGCAAGAAGGCCGCGCTGATCGGCTCGGCGGCCGCGCTCTGCGTCGGCTCGCTGGTCTCCGCGCTCAGCGACAGCCTGGTGCCGATGATCGTCGGCCGCGCGATCGTCGGGGTCTCCATGGCGGTGATCCCGCTCGGCATCAGCCTGCTGAGCACGATGCTGCCGCGCGCACGGGCCTCCGCGGGGATCGCCCTGGTCAGCGCGATGCTGGGGATCGGCGGGGCGCTCGGTGTGCCGCTGGCCGCCTGGATCGGCGAGCACACCGACTACCACCTGCTCTTCTGGATCTGCGCGGCCGGCGGCGCGCTGTCGGTGGCCGGCACCTGGCTGCTGCTCACCGAGCCGGCCGGCCGCTCCGTCGGCCGCCTCGACGTGCCCGGCACGGTGGTGCTCGCCGGCGCCCTGGTCTGCCTGCTGCTGCCGCTGAGCCAGGCCGCCGGCTGGGGCTGGTCCTCGCCGACGACCATCGGGCTGCTGGTCGCCGCGGTGGTGCTGCTCGTCGCCTTCGTGCTCTGGGAGCGCCGCGCCTCCTCGCCGCTCGTCGACGTCGTGGTGAACTCCGCGCCGTCGCTGCTGCTGACGAACATCGCGTCCACCTGCGTCGGCTTCGCGCTGTTCGCCACGCTGATCGGCACCGCCTCCTACGTGGAGGCACCGCGCGCGACCGGCTACGGATTCGGGTCGTCCGTGGTCGTGGGCGGCCTGTGCCTGCTGCCCAGCGGCCTGGCGATGCTCGTGCTCTCGCCGGCCTCGGCCGCCATCACCAACCGGGTCGGGCCGAAGATCACCCTGGCCATCGGCGCGACGATCGTGGCCGCGGGCTTCGTGGTGCGCATCGTGCTCACCGGCCACCTGTGGGAGGTCATCCTCGGTACCAGCATCGCGGGCGCGGGCACGGGCATCGCCTACGCGGCCATGCCGGCGCTGGTCAACCTCGCCGCGCCCCGCTCCTCGCTGGCGGCCGCCAACGGGCTGAACACGCTGTTCCGTTCGGTCGGCAGCTCGCTGGCCAGCGCGGTGGGCGGCACGCTGTTCGCCTCCCAGGTGGTCGTGCTGGCCGGGCAGGCGATGCCGTCCCTGCACGCCTACCGGGTGCTGTTCGGGATCTGCGCGGGCGCCGCGCTGCTCGGGGCCCTCATCGCCCTCACGGTGCCGGCCGCCCAGGAGCGGGAGGAGGCGCCGCGGGCCGAACCGGCCCTGGCCTGACCGGCCCGTCCGGCCCGTCCGGCCCGTCCGACCCCGCCGTCCCGCCGTCCCGCCCCGCCGTCCCGCCTGGTGGGAGGGCGGGGGTTCCGGGATGTGGGCGGCGGCGGGCCGTCGGCACCCGGGCGTTCTATGCTTGCGGGTGCAGCTGGTTCGCCCTGCCCGCCAGGCATCGGCGTCGCAAGAGGGAACCCGGTGGGAATCCGGGACTGCCCCGCAGCGGTGAGTGGGAACGAGCGCCGTCATACGCACTGGGTCCGGACCGCGGACCTGGGAAGCGACGGCCAGTAGGTGTCTGCCCCCGGCAGGCGTGCCCGCGAGTCCGAAGACCTGCCCGTTGCCCGTACGCGACCGATCGCGTGCGGAAATCCCGGTGACCTCGTGGGCGGGTCGGCGTGGACAGCAGGTGGAGGAGCACCCCCGGGTGCGTCCTCTCCCCCTCGTTCGCCGCCTTCGCGCCCGCGTCCCGTCCCCGGGATGCCAGGGAGACATCTCGCGAAGGAGAGTTCCGTGTCAGCAAAGCCCGCAGCCGCGGCAGCACGGGCCACCGTGTACGGCTACCCCCGCCAGGGACCGCACCGGGAACTGAAGAAGGCCGTCGAGGGCTACTGGAAGGGCCGCGTCACCGCGGACTCCCTCCGGCGGACCGCGGCCGACCTGCGCCGGTCCAACTGGACCCAGCTCGTGGATGCCGGCATCCACGAGGTGCCCACCGGCGACTTCTCGCTCTACGACCACGTCCTCGACACCAGCGTCATGGTCGGCGCCGTGCCCGAGCGGCACCGCGCCGCCGTCGCCGCGGACCGGCTCGACGGCTACTTCGCCATGGCCCGCGGCACCCAGGACGTCGCTCCGCTGGAGATGACGAAGTGGTTCGACACCAACTACCACTACCTGGTCCCCGAGCTGGGCCCGGACACGGTCTTCGCCGCCGACTCCGCCGCGCAGGTCGGCGCGCTGCGCGAGGCCCTGGCCCTCGGCCACGACGCCCGGCCGGTCCTCGTCGGCCCGGTGACGTACCTGCTGCTCGCCAAGCCGGCCCCGGGCGCGCCGGCCGGTTTCGCACCGCTCGCCCTGCTGGACCGGCTGCTGCCGGTGTACGCGGAGGTGCTCGCCGACCTGCGGGCGGCCGGCGCGGCGTGGGTTCAGCTCGACGAACCCGCCCTGGTCCAGGACCGCACCCCCGCGGAACTGGACGCCACCGCCCGCGCCTACCGGCGGCTCGGCACCCTGGCCGACCGGCCGAAGCTGCTCGTCGCCTCATACTTCGACCGGCTCGGCGACGCGCTGCCGGTGCTGGCCGGCGCGCCGGTCGAGGGCCTGGCGGTCGACTTCACCGGCCCGGCCGCCGCGAACCTCGACGACCTCGCGGCCACCGGCGGGCTGCCCGGCAAGCGGCTGGTGGCGGGCGTGGTGGACGGCCGCAACGTCTGGATCAACGACTACGAGAAGTCACTCGCCACCCTGGCCACCCTGCTCGGCCTCGCCGACCGGGTGGACGTCGCCGCGTCCTGCTCGCTGCTGCACGTGCCGCTGGACACCGCGCCCGAGCAGGACATCGACCCGCAGGTGCTGCGCTGGCTCGCGTTCGCCCGGCAGAAGACCGCCGAGGTCGTCACGCTCGCACGCGGCCTGGCCGAGGGCACCGACGCCGTCGCCGCGCTGATCGCGGCGAACCGCGCCGACCTGGCGTCCCGGGCCTCCTCCCCGATCACCCGTGACCCCGCCGTCCGCGCCAGGGTTGCCGCGATCACGGACGCCGACGGCCGCCGCGCCCCGGCGTACCCGGAGCGGGCCGCGGCCCAACGCGCGCGCCTGCGACTGCCGTTGCTGCCGACGACCACCATCGGGTCGTTCCCGCAGACCGCCGGGCTGCGCACCGCCCGCGCCGACCTGCGGGCCGGCCGGATCGACGAGGCCGGCTACGAGGAGCGGATCCGGGCCGAGATCGGTGAGGTCATCTCCTTCCAGGAGCGGACCGGCCTGGACGTCCTGGTGCACGGCGAGCCCGAACGCAACGACATGGTGCAGTACTTCGCCGAACGGCTGACCGGCTACCTCGCCACCCGGCACGGCTGGGTGCAGTCCTACGGCACCCGGTACGTGCGTCCGCCGGTCCTGGCCGGCGACATCTCCCGCCCTGGGCCGATGACCGTGCGATGGACGCGGTACGCGCAGTCGCTCACCGCGCGGCCGGTCAAGGGCATGCTCACCGGGCCGGTCACCATGCTCGCCTGGTCGTTCGTCCGCGACGACCAGCCCCTCGGCGACACCGCCCGCCAGGTGGCACTGGCGCTGCGCGACGAGGTCACCGACCTGGAGGCTTCCGGCACCGCCGTCATCCAGGTCGACGAGCCGGCGCTGCGCGAGACCCTGCCGCTGCGGGCCGCCGACCGTCCGGCGTACCTGGCCTGGGCCACCGAGGCGTTCCGCCTCACCACCGCGGTGGCCGGTCCGGCGACCCAGATCCACACGCACATGTGCTACGCGGAGTTCGGCGACATCGTGCGGGCCATCGACGACCTCGACGCGGACGTGATCAGCCTGGAGGCCGCCCGCTCCCACATGCGGGTGGCGGCGGAACTGGCCGGCCACGGCTACCCGCGCGAGGCCGGGCCCGGTGTCTACGACATCCACTCACCGCGGGTTCCGGACGCGCAGGAGGCGGCCGCGCTGCTGCGCGAGGGCCTGGCGGCCATCCCGGCGGAACGGCTGTGGGTCAACCCGGACTGCGGGCTGAAGACCCGCGGCTGGCCGGAGACGAGGGCGTCGCTGGCGAACCTGGTCGCCGCGGCCAGGACGGTCCGGGCGGAGCTGCCGGGCTCAGCCGGCCAGGGGGTGGTCCCGGCCGACCGGTGACGGTTGGGGCGGGCCGGGGGCGCCGGACGGCGTTCCCGCCCCGCCCCGCCGCCCGGCCGGGCTCGGGCCGGGGCGGCTCGGGCTCGGGCCGGGTCAGGCGTCGCCGGTGCGGCGCAGCAGGTAGGTGTCCATGATCCAGCCGTGCCGGGCGCGGGCCTCCGCGCGGACCTGCCGGATGCGGTCGGCGACCTCGGAGAGCCGCCCGGAGACCAGGATCTCGTCCGGCGTGCCGATGTAGGCGCCCCAGTAGATCCACACGTCGTCGCCGCCCCCGATCCCGGCGAAGGACTCGTGGGCGTCGAGCATCACGACGACGTCCCCGTCGCCCGCCGCGCCGTTGCCGTCATCGCCGTCGCCGTCGCCGTCGCCGGGGAAGAACTCGGCCAGCCGGCGGGCGGGCGTGACGTGCACGGGGCGGCCGACCTGGTTGAGCCCGATCCGGTGGCGCGCCGCCAGCGCGGAGACGCTGCTGATCCCGGGCACCACCTCGACGTCGAACCCGACGGTGCCGCGCGCCGCGATCTCTTCCAGCATGCTGAGCGTGCCGTCGTAAAGCGCCGGGTCGCCCCAGACCAGGAAGGCCCCGGCCTGACCGGGTGCCAACTCCTCGCGGATCAACTGCTCGCAGGCGTCCGCGCGACGGGTCCGCCAGTCGTGCACCGCGGCGGTGTAGGCGCCGCGGCCGGCCGCCTCCCGGTCGCGCGGCGGGTCCTGCGTCTCGACGATCCGGTACGGGCCGTCCGCGTGGGCGTCGATCACGCCGCGCCGGAAGTCCGTCAGCGACGACTTCTCCGGGCCCTTGCCGATCAGGAAGAAGACGTCGGCGCGGCGGATGGCGCGTACCGCGCCGAGCGTCAGGTGGTCGGGGTCGCCGGCTCCGATGCCGATGACGAGGAGGTGGCGCTGCTCCGTGCTCATCTGCGGGCTTTCCAGGTGAATGGTCGAAAAGCCGCTGGTCCGCGGCATTTCGCGTGCGCCGGCAGGGCGCGCGCTGCACGAAGCGTACGCTGCCGGGCGCGGCGGCCGGCCGGGGCGTCCGGCGATGCCGCGGCCGCCGCACGGTCCCGGAGCCGTGCCCCGGCCCCCGGCCCGCCCGGGCCGGGGCCGGCCCGGACCAGGGCGGGCCGAGGTCAGGCCGGGACGGGCCACGTCGGGGTCAGCCCGGACCTGGCCAGGTCGGACCGGGTCGGGGTCAGGGGAGGGCGGGGGCGGCGTGCGTCGGGCTTGTCGGGGTCTTCTCCCCCGCCTCGACCGCCACCGGCAGGCGGTTGCCGGCCGGCGGCAGCGGGCAGGTGGCGAGGTCGGTGTAGGCGCAGGGCAGGTTGGCGGCCCGGTTGAAGTCGACCAGCACGCGGCCGTCGGCGTCGGGTG encodes:
- a CDS encoding phosphatase PAP2 family protein, with translation MTPAFPLGGFRHRWPRGRWQRRGRAPVGPCPGRLPGAGKAPGAGRAPGAGRALVLFTVPAALFALLLWTLAARHGAPVGPDLAVHRWAVAHRSDRLVAAARLLDSTGAGPLPYVAVALAGWTGCARRTASRREVAAALVGVAILLTGQAVRLAVLFGLARPRPPVADWAVLGTDWAFPSGHATTSVLAAGLLAWAVLGSDAPRGAVRLDVLCCVCWAAAVSATRVYLGVQWPTDEVGGWLLGAAWLALTLPPLSALAGRTGRTGPLRP
- the metE gene encoding 5-methyltetrahydropteroyltriglutamate--homocysteine S-methyltransferase, which codes for MSAKPAAAAARATVYGYPRQGPHRELKKAVEGYWKGRVTADSLRRTAADLRRSNWTQLVDAGIHEVPTGDFSLYDHVLDTSVMVGAVPERHRAAVAADRLDGYFAMARGTQDVAPLEMTKWFDTNYHYLVPELGPDTVFAADSAAQVGALREALALGHDARPVLVGPVTYLLLAKPAPGAPAGFAPLALLDRLLPVYAEVLADLRAAGAAWVQLDEPALVQDRTPAELDATARAYRRLGTLADRPKLLVASYFDRLGDALPVLAGAPVEGLAVDFTGPAAANLDDLAATGGLPGKRLVAGVVDGRNVWINDYEKSLATLATLLGLADRVDVAASCSLLHVPLDTAPEQDIDPQVLRWLAFARQKTAEVVTLARGLAEGTDAVAALIAANRADLASRASSPITRDPAVRARVAAITDADGRRAPAYPERAAAQRARLRLPLLPTTTIGSFPQTAGLRTARADLRAGRIDEAGYEERIRAEIGEVISFQERTGLDVLVHGEPERNDMVQYFAERLTGYLATRHGWVQSYGTRYVRPPVLAGDISRPGPMTVRWTRYAQSLTARPVKGMLTGPVTMLAWSFVRDDQPLGDTARQVALALRDEVTDLEASGTAVIQVDEPALRETLPLRAADRPAYLAWATEAFRLTTAVAGPATQIHTHMCYAEFGDIVRAIDDLDADVISLEAARSHMRVAAELAGHGYPREAGPGVYDIHSPRVPDAQEAAALLREGLAAIPAERLWVNPDCGLKTRGWPETRASLANLVAAARTVRAELPGSAGQGVVPADR
- a CDS encoding TetR family transcriptional regulator, with the protein product MRERKRADNRAATIEIAFRLFGEHGYDDVTVAAICEAADIGRRTFFRYFASKEELLNVPLEEMTARLDESLAATPAGSTEHDAVRAAMLDLADYALAHRRQLGLYRRIITSSAGLRFDAFWHLPQQEQRFARQVRNRHGGQEEPALRTRLLVARAVAAFRVWLDEAVDATRDLPAEQARALFHEVLDADPWLADPGPRGQV
- a CDS encoding SH3 domain-containing protein, which produces MASSAALPTLRGRFVAGASALTAAVAICTALLGATAAQAATPAQPYGTVVSGNGVVQRQYPSTDSSVKGSLAYRQQVGLRCKVRAQNIAGNDVWYLLRDNANWVSAKYVDNTGSVAYCKDVLRGSAAEANTVPEGAQG
- a CDS encoding MFS transporter; its protein translation is MVNHSEDAPEESRTAADGDGRAGPGGGWQPAEIAALAVVALAGLLASLTQSLLIPVLPKITTDLGSSTGDVQWLLTSTLLVASVAVPVAGRLGDLYGKKAALIGSAAALCVGSLVSALSDSLVPMIVGRAIVGVSMAVIPLGISLLSTMLPRARASAGIALVSAMLGIGGALGVPLAAWIGEHTDYHLLFWICAAGGALSVAGTWLLLTEPAGRSVGRLDVPGTVVLAGALVCLLLPLSQAAGWGWSSPTTIGLLVAAVVLLVAFVLWERRASSPLVDVVVNSAPSLLLTNIASTCVGFALFATLIGTASYVEAPRATGYGFGSSVVVGGLCLLPSGLAMLVLSPASAAITNRVGPKITLAIGATIVAAGFVVRIVLTGHLWEVILGTSIAGAGTGIAYAAMPALVNLAAPRSSLAAANGLNTLFRSVGSSLASAVGGTLFASQVVVLAGQAMPSLHAYRVLFGICAGAALLGALIALTVPAAQEREEAPRAEPALA
- the cobF gene encoding precorrin-6A synthase (deacetylating) translates to MSTEQRHLLVIGIGAGDPDHLTLGAVRAIRRADVFFLIGKGPEKSSLTDFRRGVIDAHADGPYRIVETQDPPRDREAAGRGAYTAAVHDWRTRRADACEQLIREELAPGQAGAFLVWGDPALYDGTLSMLEEIAARGTVGFDVEVVPGISSVSALAARHRIGLNQVGRPVHVTPARRLAEFFPGDGDGDGDDGNGAAGDGDVVVMLDAHESFAGIGGGDDVWIYWGAYIGTPDEILVSGRLSEVADRIRQVRAEARARHGWIMDTYLLRRTGDA